One window of the Natrinema sp. CBA1119 genome contains the following:
- a CDS encoding DUF5786 family protein: protein MGFGSYDESEQQDQSTDDEDVEAVNVHEHEHKGEMSFESDVSTDELVSQLGSMKEDESDESDE from the coding sequence ATGGGTTTTGGTAGCTACGATGAATCCGAACAACAGGACCAGAGCACGGACGATGAGGACGTAGAAGCCGTCAACGTCCACGAACACGAACATAAGGGGGAAATGTCGTTCGAATCCGACGTCTCGACGGACGAACTCGTCTCCCAGCTGGGCTCGATGAAAGAAGACGAGTCCGACGAGTCCGACGAATAA